The Myxocyprinus asiaticus isolate MX2 ecotype Aquarium Trade unplaced genomic scaffold, UBuf_Myxa_2 HiC_scaffold_118, whole genome shotgun sequence genome window below encodes:
- the LOC127439363 gene encoding uncharacterized protein LOC127439363 has product MQMGLVRKTLNSSTQLRKHVATLSQVLNLKKHELDQVADFLGHDIRVHREYCRLPEGTTQLAKIFKLLLAMEKGSLTNLQGKTLEENEIEDNIDFTDSEQSEDSDAEETYPQTLTEMGKKRARRPVEEPPGNSEDVDSALEGSSRAMNKNTGWEDKKCSRREECEQSVILENSAERDNARRKQKQVWSQTEIAAVIRHFQNHIARGKLTSQIECQQCKNAEHPALASRSVQNIRDILRNRGLTLKKEIVAKY; this is encoded by the exons ATGCAAATGGGTCTGGTGCGCAAAACCCTGAACTCCTCAACACAGTTACGCAAACATGTTGCAACTTTGTCACAGGTCCTAAACCTTAAAAAGCATGAGTTGGACCAAGTTGCTGACTTTTTGGGCCACGATATTCGTGTCCACAGAGAGTATTGCAGGCTTCCAGAGGGTACAACCCAGCTGGCCAAAATATTCAAACTACTGCTTGCCATGGAGAAAGGTTCACTTACAAATCTTCAGGGCAAAACACTAGAAGAGAATGAAATTGAAG ATAACATAGACTTTACTGATTCTGAGCAAAGTGAAGACAGTGATGCTGAGGAGACATATCCACAGACACTAACAGAAATGG GAAAGAAGAGAGCTAGACGACCTGTTGAGGAACCTCCAGGCAACTCAGAGG ATGTTGACTCTGCCTTAGAAGGGTCATCTCGAG caATGAACAAAAACACTGGTTGGGAGGACAAAAAGTGCAGCAGGAGGGAAGAGTGCGAACAATCTG TGATTCTTGAAAATTCTGCTGAAAGGGATAATGCAAGAAGGAAACAAAAACAGGTATGGTCTCAAACAGAAATCGCTGCAGTAATAAGACATTTCCAGAACCACATCGCAAGGGGTAAACTCACCAGTCAAATTGAATGCCAACAGTGCAAGAATGCTGAGCATCCTGCTTTGGCTAGTCGCTCTGTTCAAAACATAAGA